The Candidatus Thermoplasmatota archaeon nucleotide sequence ATAATAACCGGGCATAACATTATCGGTTTTGATAATCTCCAGATATATGAGAGAATGAGATATATTTTGAAAAATTCTTCGGTTTTATCAAATGCGGAAGCAAAAGAATTCAAGGATTTTTTGGAAAAATATGCAAGGAGAGACCAATCCTTTCATTTCGGCACTCCGACGGATGTAGCAATTTTTTATCCCTCGAGTTTTGATACCTATCAGGCGGCAAGAAAATTTTACTCCCTGGACGAGTACACCCTCGGAGGAACAGCATCTTTTCTTGGCGTTGACATAAAAGACCGTTTGAATCTCACTCCGCAGGAAATGGGTGTGGATGAGAGGACGATGCTCTACAACCGCCAGGATGTGATGGAACAAGAAGCCATAACGATGCATCTCCTGCAACAGGCGATGCCCCTTGCCTTCACGACTGGCATGCCGTTCGAGATTCTTTTGCCTTCAGGGGCGACGAGAATGTGGGACTACATGGCCATGATAAGGGCTGTACGCCATAAGAAAATAATGCCCGCCACCTGTAGAGTTTTTAGCGTGGCATCTGGAATCGGGGAGCTTGGAAAAACAAAGGAAGAGATTGCGAATGCTGCAAGAAGAGAAGGAAACAAAGAAATAGTTCGTATCGCAAAATATGGAGATGAAATGCCCGACTGGGTTGAATATCCCTTCCTTATTTTTGACAGGGAAAATCGTGGCATCGCATACCACTTCCCGGGAGGAATGACCATAAAGCCTGATAAAGATGCGAATTCTCATTTCGTTCCATGGTATTATGTTATTGTCGCAGACGTGGGGGCAATGTATCCGACGATATTGAGGGCGGTGAATGCCGGGGCGGATACAGTTAGGATTACAGGAGCAGATGAGCAGCCGGACGACTGGATATGGTTGAAGAAAGTGCCGGATAAATTCATGGATATCGGCTTTAAAATAAGAGGGGCAACGGAAGATTTTGTCGATAAAGGAATAATGGTAGGTGTTAAAATTTCAAACGAGTCAGGCCTGGTGAATCTAGCCATGAAGGGCATGATGAATTTTATAGGAAAAATAAAAGAGGAGTTGAAGAAGGCAGAAGGAGAAAAGAAAAAAAGACTTGCAATGATATACCAATCTCTGAAAGGGGCAAGAAATGCTGGCACGCACGGCATACTTTCAGCCCCTAAAGTTTCGTGCAGGCAGTTCAATCTCTGGGGTGCAACGCTTATTACGACAAAGGGACAGCAGATATTGAATGATACTTTAAAAATTCTTAATGCAAGAGGGGCAAGAGTTGTTTATGGAGATACGGATGGCATATACGTTGCATGCTCACGTTCTGCATCAGAAAGGTTGGCAGAAGCCCTCGGCGTTGAAATAAAAAAAGAGGACTGGATAATTATGCCTGAAAAAGCACTTGATACCATAGAATTCTGCAATAAAAAATGGAGAGAAAAATTAAATTACCAAGAATTTGAATTGGAACCAGAGGAGCACGATGCGATGATTTTTGTAAAGCACAAAAATTATCTC carries:
- a CDS encoding DNA polymerase domain-containing protein, translated to MLINVSPHYLYWSDKIQPIEDMHIPYFLAFPPSGMEAEKARQTVLKNFDGDGRIKKVGDIETYQSFWNPLIKRKVFKIYTVRSYMVPEVSNDIFRMGLYTAEHDIPYNERALVDLAAGGKWIFDTEGKEKKVKVTAYDIEMTKYGEVENVPIDIIGYHQFDFSFISEEDLENEDFYFQFTDFPGKIEGEVKQLISFNENDEISNLIEICNILKKSDIITGHNIIGFDNLQIYERMRYILKNSSVLSNAEAKEFKDFLEKYARRDQSFHFGTPTDVAIFYPSSFDTYQAARKFYSLDEYTLGGTASFLGVDIKDRLNLTPQEMGVDERTMLYNRQDVMEQEAITMHLLQQAMPLAFTTGMPFEILLPSGATRMWDYMAMIRAVRHKKIMPATCRVFSVASGIGELGKTKEEIANAARREGNKEIVRIAKYGDEMPDWVEYPFLIFDRENRGIAYHFPGGMTIKPDKDANSHFVPWYYVIVADVGAMYPTILRAVNAGADTVRITGADEQPDDWIWLKKVPDKFMDIGFKIRGATEDFVDKGIMVGVKISNESGLVNLAMKGMMNFIGKIKEELKKAEGEKKKRLAMIYQSLKGARNAGTHGILSAPKVSCRQFNLWGATLITTKGQQILNDTLKILNARGARVVYGDTDGIYVACSRSASERLAEALGVEIKKEDWIIMPEKALDTIEFCNKKWREKLNYQEFELEPEEHDAMIFVKHKNYLIFDVKKGKVSMVTKGNNFKGSDKPDIARMVLKDIMVDVLRENMSWDNEENARNNIKKSIKRITMEKISALDIEKFGLDAFTLVQSIQPPSRYKPNPNGSQSVYGKRAEAIEKLLGKIKVRRKFKFVITKKPLPGIKTPTKSGVKPIQYMYPVELLKGRDELDMEWYTDLIKNFIQGAFGLTDLDIKEQHGLDKWM